The following proteins are co-located in the Paludibaculum fermentans genome:
- a CDS encoding MFS transporter, translating to MNSPEPKLEYSRGEQRAWYMYDFANSAFASTVVTLFLGPYLTELAKAAADAGGNVHPLGLTVDARSYWSYLISLSVLTQVVFLPMLGAVADYSPNKKRLLGVFAYLGAASTIAMFALTGGMYLLGGVLFLIANLAFGCSVVIYNSFLNDVAPEEERDGVSSKGWGIGYLGGGILLALNLLLFQKAESFGIDKGMAVRISLGSAGAWWAVFGMIPMIGIRNRKPQRTAQAGENVLAKGFLQLFQTLKDMRHYPQTLTFLIAYLVYNDAIQAVITLAGQYGSDYLKIPLESLTMAILMVQFVAFGGAMLFNLLAKLMTAYRAVVLSLVTWTLLMCGVFIVKTTSDYFVAAALVAIVMGGSQALSRSLYSLMIPQGKEAEYFSLYEISDKGTSWLAPLLFGLMLQFTGSYQWAILSLVIFFLIGLVILMKVDVKRAALEAGNEA from the coding sequence TTGAACAGTCCCGAGCCTAAGCTCGAGTACAGCCGCGGCGAACAGCGTGCCTGGTACATGTACGACTTCGCGAACTCCGCGTTCGCCAGCACGGTCGTTACCCTGTTCCTGGGCCCTTATCTCACGGAACTAGCCAAAGCCGCGGCTGATGCCGGCGGCAACGTTCACCCGCTGGGCCTCACGGTGGATGCGCGCAGCTATTGGAGTTACCTGATCTCCCTTTCGGTGTTGACGCAGGTGGTCTTCCTGCCGATGCTGGGGGCAGTTGCGGACTACAGCCCGAACAAGAAACGGCTGCTCGGCGTCTTCGCCTACCTGGGCGCGGCCAGCACGATTGCGATGTTTGCCCTGACCGGCGGCATGTACCTCCTCGGCGGTGTGCTCTTCCTGATCGCCAATCTCGCCTTCGGCTGCTCGGTTGTCATCTACAACAGCTTCCTCAACGATGTAGCTCCAGAGGAGGAACGCGACGGAGTCTCTTCAAAGGGCTGGGGCATCGGGTATCTCGGCGGCGGCATCCTGCTGGCCCTGAACCTTCTGCTCTTCCAGAAGGCCGAATCGTTCGGCATCGACAAGGGCATGGCGGTCCGCATCAGCCTTGGCTCGGCTGGCGCGTGGTGGGCTGTTTTCGGCATGATCCCGATGATCGGGATTCGCAATCGAAAGCCGCAGCGCACGGCCCAGGCGGGTGAGAACGTGCTTGCCAAGGGCTTCCTGCAACTCTTCCAGACGCTCAAGGACATGCGCCACTACCCGCAGACGTTGACGTTCCTGATTGCGTATCTGGTCTACAACGACGCCATCCAGGCCGTCATCACCCTGGCCGGGCAGTACGGTTCCGACTACCTCAAGATTCCGTTGGAGTCGCTAACGATGGCGATCCTGATGGTTCAGTTCGTGGCCTTTGGCGGAGCCATGCTGTTCAACCTGCTGGCGAAGCTGATGACCGCCTATCGCGCCGTCGTCCTTAGCCTCGTCACCTGGACCCTCCTCATGTGCGGCGTCTTCATCGTGAAAACGACCAGCGACTACTTTGTCGCCGCCGCGCTGGTGGCCATCGTGATGGGCGGCAGCCAGGCTTTGAGCCGTTCGCTGTATTCGCTGATGATTCCGCAGGGCAAAGAGGCCGAATACTTCTCGCTGTACGAGATCAGCGACAAGGGTACGAGCTGGCTGGCTCCACTGCTGTTCGGGCTGATGCTGCAGTTTACCGGCAGCTACCAGTGGGCGATCCTTTCGCTCGTCATCTTCTTCCTGATAGGGTTAGTGATTCTGATGAAGGTGGATGTGAAGCGCGCCGCCCTTGAGGCCGGCAACGAAGCATGA
- a CDS encoding GNAT family N-acetyltransferase, whose amino-acid sequence MFRVAETAEEYDQIRCLNHRVFAEEVRQHPPAADGRLIDSREAISRFFVALVDNRVAGMVCTCPRRPFSMEKRLADPSILDTLPGPLLEARLLAIEPAYRKRMLFLGMLELMVATAISEGYATLLISGITERLRMYQRMGFRPLGPAVPYGAASFTPMAMALLR is encoded by the coding sequence GTGTTCAGAGTCGCGGAGACAGCGGAGGAGTACGATCAGATCCGCTGTCTGAACCACCGCGTCTTTGCGGAAGAGGTCCGGCAGCACCCGCCGGCCGCGGACGGCCGCCTCATCGACAGCCGCGAAGCCATCAGCCGCTTCTTCGTCGCCCTGGTGGATAACCGCGTGGCGGGCATGGTCTGCACCTGCCCGCGGCGCCCCTTCTCGATGGAGAAGCGCCTGGCCGATCCCTCGATTCTCGACACTCTCCCCGGACCGCTGCTGGAGGCCCGCCTGCTGGCGATCGAGCCCGCCTACCGCAAGCGGATGCTCTTTCTGGGCATGCTTGAGCTGATGGTGGCTACGGCGATCTCTGAGGGCTATGCGACGCTGTTGATCTCCGGGATTACCGAACGCCTGCGGATGTACCAGCGCATGGGCTTCCGTCCGCTCGGGCCGGCCGTCCCCTACGGAGCAGCCTCGTTCACGCCCATGGCCATGGCCCTGCTGCGTTAA
- a CDS encoding ABC transporter ATP-binding protein — protein sequence MYRPAARRRHAKLEGVEEEVSSRSYDLGLLRRLLRLMIPYWRSVSIALVFLLISSVLQVLSPLLTKIAVDHYLAPNGQLSLPWLEKWLSADARTGLLQLSLIFLGVIVVNLILDFGQQLIMQWTGQRAMFDVRKKLMSRLQVLDVAYYDRNPVGRMVTRVTTDVDALNELFASGIVTLLGDILVLLFIVAAMFNLSVGLTLTMLVVMPFVFGVTIVFRRAVQSSNRQIRLAVARINSFLQEHVNGMSVLQLFNREARATADFDVVNRDHMLAYRGAINAYGWFYPAVEFLSMVALASLLAYGGFHVDAGVMSLGVLVAFFQYGMRVFRPIQDLSEKYNILQASLAAGERIFSLLDEEPKVEAPGKPVTVPENAPIEFDHVWFAYKGEDWVLEDVSFRIEPGEILAVVGHTGAGKTTLSNLLLRFYDVQRGSIKLGGIDLRAFDPRELRRHFGVVLQDPHLFTGTIGGNIRLGSTHVTDEALALAADQVNLLPFIEELPEKFDHPVRERGSGLSTGQKQLIGFARALAHNPRYLILDEATSSVDTETELKVRAALERMVAGRTSIIIAHRLSTIQRADRILVMHKGHLRETGSHQELLATRGIYWKLYQLQYKDQEVRR from the coding sequence TTGTATCGGCCTGCCGCCCGCCGCCGCCACGCTAAACTGGAAGGAGTGGAAGAGGAAGTCTCCAGCCGATCGTACGACTTAGGACTGCTGCGGCGCCTGCTGCGGCTGATGATCCCATACTGGCGCAGTGTCAGTATTGCACTGGTATTTCTCCTCATCAGCTCAGTTCTACAGGTTTTGAGCCCGCTGCTGACCAAAATCGCGGTGGATCACTACCTCGCCCCCAACGGGCAACTCAGCCTGCCCTGGCTGGAGAAGTGGCTTTCCGCTGACGCGCGCACCGGCCTGCTGCAGCTTTCGCTGATTTTCCTTGGGGTGATTGTCGTCAACCTGATTCTCGACTTCGGCCAGCAGCTGATCATGCAGTGGACCGGCCAGCGCGCCATGTTCGATGTCCGCAAAAAGCTGATGTCGCGGCTGCAGGTGCTGGACGTTGCCTACTACGACCGGAATCCGGTGGGCCGCATGGTGACGCGCGTCACCACCGACGTAGACGCCCTGAACGAGTTGTTCGCCTCAGGCATTGTTACCCTGCTGGGCGACATCCTGGTGCTGCTGTTCATCGTGGCCGCCATGTTCAACCTGAGCGTCGGACTCACGCTCACCATGCTGGTGGTGATGCCCTTCGTCTTCGGGGTGACCATCGTTTTCCGGCGCGCTGTCCAGTCCAGCAACCGGCAGATTCGCCTGGCCGTGGCGCGCATCAACTCCTTCCTGCAGGAGCACGTCAACGGCATGAGCGTGCTGCAGCTCTTCAACCGCGAAGCGCGCGCCACCGCCGATTTCGACGTGGTGAACCGCGACCACATGCTGGCCTACCGAGGAGCCATCAACGCCTACGGCTGGTTCTATCCGGCGGTCGAGTTCCTCTCCATGGTGGCGCTGGCCTCCCTGCTGGCCTATGGCGGCTTCCACGTGGATGCCGGCGTCATGTCGCTGGGCGTGCTGGTCGCCTTCTTCCAGTACGGCATGCGGGTCTTCCGGCCCATCCAGGACCTGAGTGAGAAGTACAACATCCTGCAAGCGTCGCTGGCCGCGGGCGAGCGCATTTTCAGCCTGCTGGACGAAGAGCCCAAGGTGGAGGCACCGGGCAAACCGGTTACCGTCCCCGAGAACGCACCTATCGAGTTCGACCATGTCTGGTTCGCCTACAAAGGCGAGGACTGGGTTCTGGAGGATGTCAGCTTCCGCATCGAGCCCGGCGAGATCCTGGCGGTGGTGGGCCACACCGGCGCCGGCAAGACCACGCTCTCGAACCTGCTGCTGCGCTTCTACGATGTGCAGCGCGGCTCCATCAAGCTGGGCGGCATCGATTTGCGTGCTTTCGATCCGCGCGAACTGCGGCGGCACTTCGGAGTTGTCCTGCAGGATCCGCACCTGTTCACCGGCACGATTGGGGGGAACATCCGCCTGGGCTCCACTCACGTCACGGACGAAGCGCTGGCGCTCGCCGCCGACCAGGTGAACCTGTTGCCCTTCATCGAGGAACTGCCCGAGAAGTTCGACCACCCGGTGCGGGAGCGCGGCAGCGGCCTCTCCACGGGCCAGAAGCAGTTGATCGGCTTCGCCCGGGCGCTGGCGCACAACCCGCGTTACCTGATTCTGGACGAGGCCACGTCGAGCGTCGATACCGAGACCGAGTTGAAGGTGCGGGCCGCGCTGGAGCGCATGGTGGCGGGCCGTACGTCGATCATCATCGCCCACCGGTTGTCGACCATCCAGCGCGCTGACCGCATCCTGGTCATGCACAAGGGGCACCTGCGGGAAACCGGCAGCCATCAGGAACTGCTGGCCACGCGCGGCATCTACTGGAAGTTGTATCAGTTGCAGTACAAGGACCAGGAAGTCCGGCGTTAA
- a CDS encoding glycosyltransferase family 2 protein → MDEPELRLVSLDLTIVLPAYNEELSITQVVGQWCAVAAKAGNGRVIVVDDGSSDRTRHILDTLLQIHPELVVIHQQNAGHGAAIQLGYRRALDMGSDWIFQTDSDGQTSPADFETFWRHREECPFQTGERNNRHDPAVRVLLSRWHERIVDLLFDVPVRDPNVPFRLIRADLLKRYLELIPSGTFAPNVLMSVLASRQGVFTSRTVSHSARTAGQTSVKGWRMIRMGVRSLREYLAFRRVVRRAIL, encoded by the coding sequence ATGGATGAACCGGAGTTGCGCCTGGTGAGCCTCGATTTGACGATTGTCCTGCCCGCCTATAACGAGGAGCTTTCCATTACCCAGGTGGTGGGGCAATGGTGCGCCGTAGCCGCAAAGGCGGGCAATGGACGCGTAATTGTCGTCGACGACGGGTCCAGCGACCGCACGCGGCATATTCTCGACACACTGCTGCAAATCCACCCGGAACTGGTCGTCATTCACCAACAGAATGCCGGCCACGGTGCTGCCATCCAATTGGGGTACCGCCGCGCCCTGGACATGGGCTCGGACTGGATCTTCCAGACCGACAGCGACGGCCAGACCTCGCCCGCCGATTTCGAGACCTTCTGGCGCCATCGCGAGGAGTGCCCCTTCCAGACCGGGGAACGGAACAACCGGCACGACCCCGCTGTGAGGGTCCTGCTCAGCCGCTGGCACGAACGAATTGTCGATTTGCTGTTTGATGTCCCGGTCAGGGATCCGAATGTGCCCTTCCGCCTGATTCGGGCCGATCTGCTCAAGCGCTATCTTGAGCTGATTCCCTCCGGGACTTTCGCCCCCAACGTGCTGATGTCCGTCCTGGCTTCCCGCCAAGGGGTGTTCACCTCACGGACCGTCTCCCATTCCGCCAGAACCGCGGGCCAGACCTCAGTGAAAGGCTGGCGCATGATCCGGATGGGCGTCCGCAGCCTGCGCGAGTATCTTGCCTTCCGGCGCGTTGTCAGGCGCGCCATCCTCTAG
- the truB gene encoding tRNA pseudouridine(55) synthase TruB, with protein sequence MNGVIVVDKPCGWTSHDVVNKVRRIAGTTKVGHLGTLDPLATGVLPLLLNRATRLAQYFTLNEKTYEGTIRFGFSTDSYDADGEPTSPQVEPVLTPESVERSLAPFRGTFQQTPPVVSAKKINGRPAHELARKKIAVEMKPVEVTVLALDVLAIEGATVKVRVHCTAGTYIRSIAHDAGVLLGCGAHLQSLRRTQSGLFDASQARTLEQLSALASENRLGEALIPSGELLPEFPSEPIDQLTETQIRQGRDFRVSPFRDRGDCRYVKALNREGELVAIGEIVMPNLYHPALVL encoded by the coding sequence ATGAATGGTGTGATTGTTGTAGATAAGCCGTGCGGCTGGACTTCGCACGATGTCGTGAACAAAGTGCGGCGCATCGCCGGCACGACCAAGGTGGGCCACCTGGGGACGCTGGATCCCCTCGCCACGGGCGTGTTGCCCCTGTTGCTCAACAGGGCCACGCGGCTGGCACAGTATTTCACGTTGAACGAGAAGACCTACGAAGGGACGATCCGCTTCGGTTTCTCCACCGACAGCTACGATGCCGACGGCGAACCCACGTCGCCCCAGGTTGAGCCTGTCCTGACGCCAGAATCGGTGGAGCGGTCGCTGGCCCCGTTTCGCGGCACGTTCCAACAGACACCGCCGGTTGTTTCGGCGAAGAAGATCAACGGCCGCCCGGCGCACGAACTGGCACGCAAGAAGATTGCCGTGGAGATGAAACCCGTCGAAGTGACGGTGCTGGCGCTGGATGTTCTGGCCATTGAGGGCGCCACCGTGAAAGTGCGGGTGCACTGCACGGCCGGCACTTACATCCGCTCCATCGCGCACGATGCCGGCGTCCTGCTGGGCTGTGGAGCCCACCTGCAGAGCCTGCGGCGCACGCAATCGGGCCTGTTCGACGCCAGCCAGGCGCGCACCCTGGAGCAACTGTCCGCGCTGGCCTCCGAAAATCGCCTGGGCGAGGCACTGATCCCTTCGGGCGAACTGCTGCCCGAGTTTCCGTCCGAGCCCATCGATCAGTTGACCGAGACGCAGATCCGCCAGGGCCGCGATTTCCGCGTCTCGCCCTTCCGCGACCGCGGCGACTGCCGCTATGTGAAGGCTCTGAACCGCGAAGGCGAGCTGGTCGCGATCGGCGAGATCGTGATGCCGAACCTCTACCACCCCGCGCTGGTGCTTTAG
- the glmU gene encoding bifunctional UDP-N-acetylglucosamine diphosphorylase/glucosamine-1-phosphate N-acetyltransferase GlmU, whose amino-acid sequence MSVSVVILAAGLGTRMKSNLAKVLHRAGGACLLEHVIRSARTIAEADRITAVIGHQADAVRQEVAHFGVQFQVQTEQKGTGHALRVCAGLPGLDQGRLVVLYGDCPLLSPATLQRLIAAHDAGGQSATVITTNLENPTGYGRILRDADGNVRAIVEEKAATADEKRVTEINSGIYCFEAADLWPHLARVEPNPASGEIYLTDLVELLRASGKATVPLVIEDPSEILGINTRVELAEVDRLFRNRKVRELMLSGVTIERPETVTIDHSVEIGQDTIIGSFAQLLGSTKIASQCQIGAMSILENAQIGEGAAVFPYSSIQDSTLGMGVQVGPYARMRMGAVVEDGAHVGNFVELKKTRLGAGSKAMHLAYLGDSTIGSKVNIGAGTITCNYDGQKKSPTLIGDGAFVGSNSTLVAPVEIGAGSYVAAGSVITKQVPQDALGIGRGRQENKEGWAKARREKKS is encoded by the coding sequence ATGTCTGTCTCCGTCGTCATCCTCGCCGCGGGCCTTGGCACGCGTATGAAATCGAATCTGGCCAAGGTGCTGCACCGCGCCGGGGGGGCCTGCCTGCTGGAGCATGTCATCCGCTCTGCGCGGACCATCGCCGAGGCGGACCGCATCACCGCCGTCATCGGCCACCAGGCCGACGCCGTGCGGCAGGAAGTGGCCCACTTCGGGGTGCAGTTCCAGGTACAGACTGAGCAGAAAGGCACCGGCCACGCGCTGCGTGTCTGCGCCGGACTGCCGGGCCTGGACCAGGGCCGGCTCGTGGTGCTGTATGGCGATTGTCCGCTGCTCTCGCCGGCCACGCTGCAGCGCCTGATTGCGGCGCATGACGCCGGCGGCCAGTCGGCCACGGTGATCACGACGAATCTTGAGAACCCGACGGGTTACGGCCGGATCCTGCGCGACGCGGACGGCAACGTGCGCGCCATCGTCGAGGAGAAGGCCGCCACAGCGGACGAGAAGCGGGTGACTGAGATCAACTCAGGCATCTACTGCTTTGAAGCGGCTGATCTGTGGCCGCACCTCGCGCGCGTGGAGCCGAATCCCGCCTCGGGCGAAATCTACCTGACGGACCTGGTGGAACTGCTGCGCGCCTCCGGCAAGGCGACGGTCCCGCTGGTGATCGAGGATCCCAGCGAAATTCTGGGCATCAACACGCGGGTCGAACTGGCGGAGGTCGACCGCCTGTTCCGCAACCGCAAGGTGCGTGAACTGATGCTCTCCGGCGTGACGATTGAGCGTCCGGAAACCGTCACGATCGACCATTCCGTGGAGATCGGCCAGGACACCATCATCGGCTCGTTCGCGCAGTTGCTGGGCAGTACAAAGATCGCCTCGCAGTGCCAGATCGGCGCCATGTCGATTCTGGAAAACGCGCAGATCGGCGAAGGCGCGGCGGTTTTCCCCTACTCGTCCATTCAGGATTCGACCCTGGGCATGGGCGTGCAGGTGGGGCCTTACGCCCGGATGCGCATGGGCGCCGTGGTCGAGGACGGTGCGCATGTCGGCAACTTCGTGGAACTGAAGAAGACGCGGCTGGGGGCGGGTTCGAAAGCGATGCACCTGGCCTATCTCGGCGACTCCACCATCGGCAGCAAGGTGAATATTGGCGCCGGCACCATCACCTGCAACTACGACGGGCAGAAGAAGAGCCCGACGCTGATCGGCGATGGCGCGTTCGTGGGCAGCAATTCTACCCTCGTGGCGCCGGTTGAGATCGGAGCGGGCAGCTATGTTGCGGCCGGCAGCGTAATTACCAAGCAAGTGCCGCAGGATGCGCTCGGCATCGGCCGCGGCCGCCAGGAAAACAAAGAAGGTTGGGCGAAGGCGCGCCGCGAGAAGAAGAGCTAA
- a CDS encoding gluconeogenesis factor YvcK family protein: MPSKRSTSSARKQPAEDYPSRRSDPLRIVAIGGGTGLSTLLKGLKRYTPHVGQQLSPPVEITAVVTVTDDGGSSGRLRREFDILPPGDIRNCMVALSEDEALLTKLFSYRFDSGRGLKGHSFGNLFLAVLTQITGDFSKAVRLSSEVLAIAGQIYPSTAGNVTIRAHLENGKVLDGETRISRSESPIQTIELRPADAKPMSETLQAIRRADLITMGPGSLFTSVVPNLLVERIPAAIRNSPALKACFVNLMWQPGETTGMSAADHVAAIHRHAGRRLVDCAVVNTDPISDTLLVRYARQRAMQVANDFDRLKALGVDVVGLPLLKAGEKARHDPDRIAHAAVELAKKGRRRILEREKPR; this comes from the coding sequence GTGCCCTCCAAACGCTCAACGAGTTCCGCGCGCAAACAGCCTGCCGAAGACTATCCCAGCCGCCGCAGCGATCCGTTGCGCATCGTGGCCATCGGCGGGGGCACGGGCCTCTCGACACTGCTGAAGGGCCTGAAGCGCTACACGCCGCACGTGGGGCAACAGTTGAGCCCGCCGGTGGAGATCACGGCAGTCGTCACGGTGACGGACGATGGCGGCAGTTCCGGCCGTTTGCGGCGCGAGTTCGACATCCTGCCGCCAGGCGACATCCGCAACTGCATGGTGGCGTTGTCGGAAGACGAAGCGCTGCTCACCAAACTGTTCAGCTACCGCTTCGACAGCGGCCGCGGTTTAAAAGGGCACAGCTTCGGCAATCTGTTCCTGGCCGTCCTCACGCAGATTACGGGTGACTTCTCGAAGGCGGTCCGCCTGAGTTCAGAGGTCCTGGCGATTGCCGGGCAGATCTACCCTTCCACGGCCGGCAACGTGACCATCCGGGCGCATCTGGAAAACGGAAAGGTGCTGGACGGAGAAACGCGCATCAGCCGCAGTGAATCACCCATCCAGACGATTGAACTGAGGCCGGCCGATGCGAAGCCAATGTCGGAGACACTGCAGGCGATCCGCCGCGCGGATTTGATCACGATGGGCCCCGGCAGCCTGTTTACAAGCGTGGTGCCGAACCTGCTGGTGGAGCGGATTCCCGCCGCCATCCGGAATTCGCCGGCCTTGAAGGCCTGTTTCGTCAATTTGATGTGGCAGCCGGGTGAAACGACGGGCATGAGTGCGGCGGACCACGTAGCAGCGATCCATCGCCACGCCGGGCGCCGCCTGGTGGATTGCGCGGTGGTCAACACAGATCCCATCAGCGACACCCTGCTGGTTCGCTACGCCCGCCAGCGCGCCATGCAGGTGGCCAACGATTTCGACCGGCTGAAGGCGCTGGGGGTCGACGTGGTCGGGCTCCCCCTGCTGAAGGCAGGCGAGAAAGCGCGTCACGATCCGGATCGCATTGCGCACGCAGCGGTGGAACTCGCCAAGAAGGGCCGCCGCCGGATCCTGGAGAGAGAGAAGCCGCGCTGA
- a CDS encoding excinuclease ABC subunit UvrC → MGATILDPPFDLDAVPDRPAVFLIHPREGNPYLARTALLRRRLKRLLLPKAGLSRLLNLSEVATRVEYHLTASRLGSSLTYYELARQHFPDNYPQMIKLRLAPFVKVLLGNAYPRTTITTRLSVSQAFQYGPFRSRVTAERFEQELLDLFQVRRCQDDLKVSTDHPGCIYGEMMRCLRPCQDVVGPEEYRSEVDRLVHFLQTSGQSLLEPVARARDRFSEELDFEQAQRQHQRYHRIEQVLKLRDDLVDDVDRVCGAAVAPSVEPGCVELLFLLKGVWQTPVEFKVAATGRDAIPLDRRLRELVAGLEAPRVTIRERAEHLSLLSRWYYSSWRDADWIEFSKLEDLPYRRLVRAISKTAAAVQTTLFES, encoded by the coding sequence TTGGGCGCTACGATCCTCGACCCGCCCTTTGACCTGGACGCCGTGCCCGACCGGCCGGCTGTCTTCCTCATCCATCCGCGGGAAGGAAATCCTTACCTTGCCCGCACGGCACTATTGCGGCGCCGGCTCAAGCGTTTGCTGCTGCCCAAGGCCGGTCTGTCGCGCCTCTTGAACCTCAGCGAAGTGGCAACCCGTGTCGAGTACCACCTGACCGCTTCGCGGCTTGGTTCCAGCCTGACCTATTACGAACTGGCCCGCCAGCACTTTCCGGACAACTATCCGCAGATGATCAAGCTGCGGCTGGCTCCGTTCGTCAAGGTCCTTCTGGGGAACGCCTATCCGCGCACCACCATCACCACGCGCCTGAGTGTTTCACAGGCCTTCCAGTATGGTCCGTTCCGCAGCCGGGTGACGGCCGAACGGTTTGAGCAGGAGTTGCTCGACCTGTTCCAGGTGCGGCGCTGCCAGGACGATCTCAAGGTGTCGACCGATCATCCCGGCTGCATCTATGGCGAAATGATGCGCTGCCTGCGCCCGTGCCAGGATGTCGTGGGGCCGGAAGAGTACCGCTCGGAAGTGGATCGTCTTGTGCACTTCCTGCAGACCAGCGGCCAGAGCCTGCTGGAGCCTGTCGCCCGGGCGCGCGACCGCTTCAGCGAGGAACTGGACTTTGAACAGGCGCAGCGTCAGCATCAGCGCTATCACCGCATCGAACAGGTGCTGAAACTGCGCGACGATTTAGTCGACGATGTCGATCGCGTGTGCGGCGCTGCCGTGGCGCCCAGCGTGGAGCCGGGCTGCGTGGAACTGCTCTTCCTGCTAAAGGGGGTATGGCAGACGCCGGTCGAGTTCAAGGTCGCCGCCACGGGGCGGGATGCGATTCCGTTGGACCGGCGGCTGCGAGAACTGGTCGCCGGCCTGGAAGCGCCGCGCGTGACCATTCGCGAGCGGGCCGAGCATCTATCCCTGCTGTCGCGTTGGTACTACAGCTCGTGGCGCGATGCCGATTGGATCGAGTTCTCCAAGCTGGAGGATCTGCCTTACCGTCGTCTCGTACGGGCTATTTCAAAGACTGCTGCCGCGGTGCAGACCACGTTGTTCGAGTCTTAG
- a CDS encoding PEP-CTERM sorting domain-containing protein — protein sequence MKRLLLMVVLLASHASAATIHIVEANWTLGGPLTIDGSGADGNSDNVLSLAELTSLTAVYDISGGGTLNWGQADFLLGAFGIGPFSGTYLFLAQNPGGAAVFGVAGSGSSSAQVSDARIGLQDTASGVSTVPEPATILLMGAGLLLAAAAKTRTTWSAPRQQSLK from the coding sequence GTGAAGCGACTTCTGTTGATGGTTGTGCTGCTGGCGTCGCACGCCAGTGCCGCCACGATCCATATTGTCGAAGCGAACTGGACGCTGGGCGGGCCACTCACGATAGACGGTAGCGGCGCGGATGGAAACTCGGACAATGTCCTTTCCCTGGCGGAGCTGACTTCGTTGACTGCGGTGTATGACATCTCCGGCGGCGGAACCCTCAACTGGGGTCAAGCTGACTTCCTGCTGGGCGCCTTCGGCATCGGCCCATTCTCGGGCACCTACCTCTTTCTGGCCCAGAACCCAGGCGGAGCGGCGGTATTTGGCGTGGCAGGCAGTGGCTCCAGTTCGGCGCAGGTGTCGGATGCGCGCATCGGACTGCAGGACACCGCGAGCGGCGTCTCCACCGTACCGGAGCCGGCCACCATACTGCTGATGGGCGCGGGCCTGTTGCTTGCCGCAGCCGCTAAGACTCGAACAACGTGGTCTGCACCGCGGCAGCAGTCTTTGAAATAG
- a CDS encoding cytochrome P460 family protein: MRTLLLLASCSLLALAADRPQFNDKGELLFPADYREWTYLSSGLGMTYGPAAAQALDSPMFDNVFVNTPSYAAFKQTGKWPDSTIFVLEIRYSVSQGSINKGGFYQSDVVAIEAAVKDTARFDKGWGYFNFAGGLRPFLTSTKVLDRKASCYGCHEPNGAVENSFSQFYPTALSVAEKMGTVRASYQAPAPSPVRLFHTMNAQGANAAAILDKTKAENPNAQSLREASLNAMGYAFLQQGDKTQAVAVAQWMAAAFPKSANAQDSLSEIYEAAGQPELALNSAKGALALVDGDTAIGDDLRTRVKQALEERIARLSKK, from the coding sequence ATGCGCACCCTGCTGCTTCTCGCCTCCTGTTCCCTCCTCGCCCTGGCCGCGGATCGTCCACAATTCAACGACAAAGGGGAACTGCTGTTTCCCGCCGACTACCGCGAGTGGACCTACCTCTCCTCCGGGCTTGGCATGACCTACGGTCCGGCGGCAGCCCAGGCGCTGGATAGCCCCATGTTCGACAACGTCTTCGTGAATACCCCTTCCTATGCGGCGTTCAAGCAGACGGGCAAATGGCCGGATTCGACCATCTTCGTCCTCGAGATCCGCTACTCGGTCTCGCAGGGCTCCATCAATAAGGGCGGCTTCTATCAGAGCGACGTCGTCGCGATTGAGGCGGCGGTGAAAGACACGGCGCGGTTCGACAAGGGCTGGGGGTACTTCAATTTTGCTGGCGGCCTCCGGCCGTTCCTGACGTCCACCAAGGTGCTGGACCGGAAGGCAAGCTGCTATGGCTGCCACGAGCCGAATGGCGCTGTGGAAAACTCGTTCTCGCAATTCTACCCGACGGCGCTTTCGGTAGCCGAAAAGATGGGCACGGTCCGGGCTTCGTACCAAGCCCCCGCGCCGTCGCCCGTCCGGCTGTTCCATACGATGAACGCGCAGGGCGCGAATGCGGCCGCGATTCTGGACAAAACAAAGGCCGAGAATCCGAATGCGCAGTCGCTGCGCGAGGCCTCGCTGAACGCGATGGGGTACGCGTTCCTACAGCAGGGCGATAAGACGCAGGCCGTAGCCGTAGCGCAGTGGATGGCCGCGGCGTTTCCGAAGTCGGCCAATGCGCAGGATTCACTGTCGGAGATCTACGAAGCGGCCGGGCAGCCGGAACTCGCCTTGAACAGCGCCAAGGGCGCCCTGGCGCTGGTGGACGGCGACACCGCAATCGGGGACGATCTTCGCACGCGAGTGAAGCAGGCTCTCGAAGAGCGCATCGCCCGTCTATCAAAGAAGTAA